The nucleotide sequence GCGATCAGCATCTCGGTGGAGTTCGAGTACGCCGCGATCAGCGAGGCGATGGCGAAGAGTGTGGCGCCGACGAGCAGCACCTTGCGACGGCCGACGCGGTCGCCGAGGGTGCCCATGGAGATCAGGAAACCGGCCAGCACGAACCCGTAGAGATCCAGGATCCACAACAGTTCGGCGCTGCTCGGTGCCAGGTCCGCGCTCAGAAACGGCAACGCGTAGAAGAGCACCGACAGGTCCATCGAGACCACCAGGCACGGCAGCACGATGACCGCCAGGCCGAGCCACTGCTTGCCGGTGGCTCGTTCGGAGCCCGTCGGCGGTGGTGGTGAAGTCATGGATCCCCCTACTTGATTACAACGTAAACAAGGACGTTGACAATGTATACTGAACCCTCGGGATCACGCAAACAGGATGTGAGGAACGGTGGCATCGAAGGTTCGGGCGGCCCTGTCGCTGTCGCTGATCGTCGAGACCGCGATCAAGGTCGCCGACGAAGGCGGCCTTGAAGCGGTCACGATGCGCGGGGTGGGGCAGCGGCTCAACGCCACGGGGATGGCGCTCTATCGCCATGTGGCGAACCGGGAAGCGCTGATCGAGTTGATGATCGATCAGGTGGTGAAGGAGTTCGCCTACCCGGAGGGCAGGCCGGAGCATTGGCGCGACGCGTTGCAGGCGGCGGCTCGGCAGGATTGGCGTTCCTACTTCGCCCACCCTTGGATGCTGGCCGCGACGGCGACGGCGAAACCCCCCATGGGGCCCAACATGCTCGCTTCGATGGAGTGGTCGCTGGCGACCTTCGACGGGCTCGGGCTTTCGGGTGCCGAGAAGCTCTACCTGCTCGGCGTGGTGAATTCCTATGGTCAGGGGCTGGCGCTGAGCTGGGGCCACGGCTTTCTTGCCCGTGGGGAAGACCGGGAGGATGCCGCGGAGTGGTGGATGGCGAATCTTCCCGGTGAGGGAGAGGTCGAGACATCGCCGCGGTATTCGCGGTTGCTCGAGGTCACCAAGTCACTGGGGGTGAGCCCGGCCTCCGAGGGATACATCGACGACGAGTTCGAATTCGGCCTCCAGCGGGTGCTCGACGGAATTCAGGTTTACCTCGACAGCCGAGGCTGAGTCGCGGCGCCGACGTCTCGCGGGCGCGTTTCGAAAGAAGCGCGCCGAATGCCGCTACGCGCGCTTGTCGAGGTGGTCGGCGGCGGGTTTCGATCACGGCTCCGGGCGATGGCCATTGCTGTGGATGAGCCTACCGGCTCCGGACGGGAATTGGCCACCATCCGAAAATCGGTGTGGCCGAATCGGCCGCGCTGCTAGTTTCGATGCCGTGGAATGGGGGCGGTGTGCGTGGCGCGCGGAACGAGCCGATCGGTCGCTCGATTTCCGGCTGTCATCTCGTGGTAACGCGCGTGGGGGGCGTCGACGTGTCGTTCCCGCTCACTGGGATACGTGCTCGATGATCTTCGGAAGATGTCCCGTGAAGTTCGGGGTTGCCATGGGCCGGAGCCTGTGTACGATGTAATCATCGTATTCGATCTTTCCTCGGGGGAACCCATGGGGCTCGGGGATTAACTGGGAGCGGCGCAAGTTCCTCGGGTTGCCGCCCAAGGTGCTGGGGAACGTTCGAGATGTCCTCGAATGTTGTGCCGGATGGATAATTCGCAGTCGATCTGCCATAGCAAACAACCGACGTGGCCTGGGTGGACACGAGGTTGCTTCGCTAATGCGTGCGGATTTCTGGGATAGGGGGATCCTGTGGCGATGAAAGTGACGGCGGCGGACGGGGTGGCCGGGGAGAGTTCTTGGTCGCTCTGCTCCGGATGTCGCCGGGTGGTCTATCGCAAACGGCTGGAGCGAGAATCGCTGGTATGCCCCGAATGCGGTTTCCATCAGCGGCTCACCGCACTCGAACGTATCGGACAGCTGTTCGACGAAGGATCGGTCCGGATGCTGGGACAGCCGGTGCCCAGCGCCGACGTACTCGGATTCACCGACACGGTCCCCTACCCGGAACGCCTGGCCGCGGCCAAGGCCCGCACCGGGCTGGACGAGGCGGTCGTGGTGGCCGAGGCCGCCGTGAATGGCCGACCGCTGGTCGCCGCGGTGATGGATTTCCGTTTCCTTGGCGGAAGTCTGGGCGCCGGAGTCGGCACGCTGATCGTCGCCGCCGCGGAAACGGCGCTGCGGCGACGGATTCCCCTGCTGCTGGTGTGCGCCTCGGGAGGTGCCCGCATGCAGGAGGGCGCGCTGGCCCTGATGCAGATGGCGCGGACGAGCCAGGCGCTGGCCGAACTCGACGAGGCCGGGATCCTCACCCTGTCGGTGATCACCGATCCCACCTACGGGGGTGTCGCGGCCTCGTTCGCGTTGCTGGCGGACGTGGTGCTGGCGGAGCCGGGCGCCCGCCTCGGGTTCGCCGGCCGCCGCGTGATCGAGCAGACGATCCGCCAGCGGCTTCCCGACGGCTTCCAGACCGCGGAGTTCCTCGCCGAGCGCGGGCTGATCGACGGCGTCCGGTCACGGAACGCGCTGCGGGACAGCTTGACGCGGCTGCTGGCGGCCGCCGGGCCGGCCGCGGAGCCCGGACCCGGGACGGGCGGTGCCGTGGTCATCCGCGACCACACCGAATTGGCCGCCGGTGATCCGTGGGCGGCGGTGCGCTCCGCCCGTGATCTCGGCAGGCCGACCACTTTGGATCTGATCAGCCGGGTCTTCACCGATTTCGAGGAGCTGCGCGGGGACCGCCTCGGCGGGGACTGCGCCGCGGTGGTCGGCGGGCCCGCCCGGCTGGACGGCTTGCCGGTGATGGTCGTCGGCCAACAGAAGGGGCACACCGCGGCCGAGCTGGCCGCCCGCAACTACGGCATGCCCTCCCCGCAGGGGTATCGCAAGGCCGCGCGGCTGATGCGCCTGGCGGAGAAGCTCGGGCTCCCGGTGATCACCCTGGTGGACACTCCCGGCGCCTATCCCGGCGTGACCGCGGAGGAGGACGGCCAGGCTTTCGCCATCGCCGACAACCTGAGGTTGTTGTCCGGCCTCGCGGTCCCGGTGGTCACCGTGATCACCGGCGAGGGCGGTAGCGGCGGCGCTCTCGCACTGGCCGTCGCCGACGAGGTGCTGATGTTCTCCGGCGCGGTGTACTCGGTGATCACCCCGGAGGGCTGCGCGGCGATTCTCTGGAACGACCCGACGATGGCCTCGGCCGCGGCGAGGGCGCTGCGCGTGGACGCGCGGGAGCTGCTCCGGCTCGGAGTGGTCGACGGGGTGATCTTGGAGCCGGAAGGCGGCAATCAGGCCGATCCGGCGATGGCGGCGGAGGGGCTTCGTGGCGCGCTGGTCCCCGCGATCCGGCGGCTGGCCGGATTCGGTCCGGACGAGCTGGTGCGCGGACGTCGCGCCCGGTTCCGGGCCTTCGACGGTGCGGTGGGTACGGCGGTTACCGAGGAATGGAGCGCGGAGCGATGACACAGAGCTGGACCGAACATCTGGCGCGTGAGTTCGGCGGCCGCACGGGCAACGGCGCCGGTCTCGGAGCATTGGACGAGCGACGGGAGAGTCACGGCGAACTCCTGGAGCAGGTGCGGGAAACCGCGCTGCGGCTGGTGACCGCCACCCCGGTCCCACCGCGGTCACTGCGGCTGCGGGCCGGTGAGGTGTCGGTGGAGATGGACTGGCCGGACTCGTCCGCCCCGGTCCCGGCGACGGCCGTGGAGCCGCGGGCGGTGGCCGTCACGGAACCCGCCGGGGACACCGCGCTCGGTGAGGTGTGCTCGACCACCGTCGGCGTCTTCTACCACGCGCCCGAACCGGGTGCGCCGCCTTTCGTCGAGCCCGGAGATCGAATCGAGCCCGGACGGCAGATCGGGGTGATCGAGGTGATGAAGCTGATGGTCGCGGTGACGGCGGACGAGGCGGGGACGGCCGTCGAACTGCTCGCCGCGAACGGCGAATCGGTGGAATTCGGCCAGCCGCTGCTCTCCTTCCGTCGCGACTGATCGGGGGCGGCCGTGTTCAGCAAGGTCTTGATCGCCAACCGGGGTGAGATCGCCCTGCGTGTCGCGCGCACCTGCCGGGAGCTGGGCATCGGGGTGGTGGCCGTGTACTCCACGGCCGACCGGGACTCCGCGGTGGTCCGGTACGCCGACGAGTCCGTCCACATCGGACCAGAAGCGGCCAGGGACAGCTACCTCAGCATCCCCGCGCTCATCGAAGCGGCCCGGCGCACCGGCGCCACCGCGATTCACCCCGGTTACGGATTCCTCTCCGAAGACCCGGATTTCGCCGAGGTCTGCCGGGAGAACGGGATCGTCCACATCGGACCGCCGGCCGAGGTGATCGCCCGGCTGGGGGACAAACCGGCGGCCAGGACGCTCATGGCCGAGGTGGGCCTGCCCATGCTGCCGGGCAGCCTCGGCCCGCTTCCGACGGTGGCCGCCGCCCAGGAGACGGCCGACGAGATCGGCTATCCGGTGATCATCAAGGCCGCGGCGGGCGGCGGTGGCCGGGGGATGCGGATCGTGCACGAAGCGGACGAGTTCGCCGCGGCCTACCGCGAAACCGCCGCTGGTGCGCAGCTGCTCTTCGGCGATTCCCGGGTGTACGTGGAGCGGTACCTGCCGATCTCCCGTCACGTCGAGATCCAGGTACTCGCCGATCAGTACGGGGAGGTGATCGCGCTCGGCGAGCGCGACTGTTCGGTCCAGCGGCGGCATCAGAAACTGATCGAGGAGAGCCCTGCCCCCGGGCTGCCCGCCGAAGTGGTCGACCGCATGCAGCAGGTCGCCGTGGCCGGGGCCAAGGCCGCGGGGTACGTCGGCGCGGGCACCTTCGAATTCCTGCTCGCCCCCGACGGGGCCTTCTACTTCATGGAGGTGAACTGCCGGATCCAGGTGGAGCACCCGGTGACCGAGATGATGACCGGCGTCGACCTGGTCGCCGAGCAGATCAGGATCGCCGCCGGCGAGCCGCTCACCGTGCGCCCGCCGGCGACCCGGCCGCCGGGCGCGGCGATCGAATGCCGCATCAACGCCGAGGACGCCGACCGTGATTTCGTGCCGACACCGGGGGTGCTGACCGAGTTCGTGCCCGCCGGCGGGCCGTTCGTCCGGGTGGACACGCACGGGTTCCCCGGTTACCGGGTTCCGGCCGGGTACGACTCCCTGCTGGCCAAGCTGATCGTCTGGGCGCCCACACGGGCCGAGGCCGTGCGCCGGATGGACCGCGCGCTGGCCGAGTTCCGCGTCGAAGGGCCCGGGGTGCGCACCACCTCGGAATTCCTCCGCGACGTCCTGCGCGATCCCGAGTTCCGTTCGGGAACGCATTCGTCCGACATCGTCGGCCGTGTGCTGGAGAGCCGTAAGGAGGTGCTGGGGGTTTCCGCGGCCGCGGCTGAGCGCTGATCCCGGTTGCGGCCGGTTTCTCACCAACGGTTCGTCCGCGCGCGAAGCGCCGGACGGGCAGAATTCTTCGGGAGAGGGTGGAGAAAGTGTTCGGTGAATACCGAAGTACGAGAGGCACGGCGTCGCCCGTGCTCGACGACGACGGGCCGCCGGTGTTCCGGGTGCTCGGTTCGGTGGAGATCCTCGGCCAGGAACGGCCGTTCATCCCCAGGGCGCGCAAGGTGCACCAGCTGCTCGCGCTCTTCCTGTTGCGGGCAGGCCGGGTGGTGCACACCGACATGCTCATCAACGAGCTCTGGCCGGAGCGACTGCCCCGCAGCGCCAGGTCCACCGCGCAGACCTACGTGTATCAGCTGAGGCGGGCGCTGGAAACCAGTGGCCTGCCCGGCAGTGGTGACGAGCTCCTGGTCACCAAGGCGCCGGGCTACATCCTCCGGATTCCGGAGCAGCGGATCGACGTGTACCGCTTCCGGGCACTGGCCGCCAGGGGGCGGGCCGCGATGGACGACCGGCGCCACGAGGACGCCGCCCGGCTGTTCCGGGAGGCGCTGGACCTGTGGTCGGAGCAACCGGTCGCCGACGTCAACTGCGGGCCGCTGCTCACCGCGCACGTGCTGGATCTCAACGAGCAGCGCCGGAACGTCCGGCAGTTGCGCATCCAGGCCGAGATCGAGGCGGGCATGCACCACGAGGTGATCGGCGAACTCCGATCGCTGGCGGCCGACAATCCGCTCGACGAAGGACTGCACGGACAGCTGATGCGGGTGCTGGGCCGCAGCGGCCGCCGGGGTGACGCGCTGGACGCCTACCAGAACATCCGCTCGGCGCTGGTCGAGCAACTGGGGCTGGAACCCAACGCCGAACTGCGGCGGCTGCACCAGGAACTGCTGACCGCGGACTGAGTGGCCCGGTTTTCGGGCGGTAAGGGCCTTTCAGGGCGACCGATGTCCTGAAAGGCCCTTACAGTCCACCACGGACCGGTCGGGGGAAGCTGTACTCATACTGGACTTCCGGTGGAACGCCGAGGGCCAGACTGGACTTCGGGGACGGGCCTTTCCGTTCCGGACATCCAGTGTGGAGGAATCCAGTGAAGGGCATCATCCTCGCCGGCGGGAACGGAACCCGGCTGTACCCGGTCACGCTGACCACTTCCAAGCAGCTGCTGCCGGTTTACGACAAACCCATGATCTATTACCCGCTCTCGGTGCTGATGCTGGCCGGGATCCGCGAGGTGCTGATCATTTCGGCCCCGGCGGAGCTGGGGAACTTCGAGCGCCTGCTCGGCGACGGTGGCGATTTGGGGCTGCGGATCACCTATGCGGTGCAGGACGAACCGCGGGGATTGGCCGACGCGTTCCTGATCGGCGCGGACCACATCGGCGACGGCCCGGTGACGTTGATCCTGGGGGACAACATCTTTCACGGTCCGGGTTTCCCGGATCTGCTGCGGGACGCGGCGCAGGCGCTCGACGGCTGCGTCCTGTTCGGTTATCCGGTTCGGGATCCGGAACGCTACGGGGTCGGTGAGGTCGACGACCGGGGCCGCCTGGTCTCACTCGAGGAAAAACCGGAACGGCCGCGGTCGAACCGGGCGATCACCGGTCTCTACATGTACGACGGTGACGTCGTGGAAATCGCGCGCGGGCTGACTCCGTCCGCGCGTGGCGAGCTGGAGATCACCGATGTCAACATCGAATACCTGAACCGGGGAAAAGCGCGCCTGGTCGATCTCGGCCGGGGTTTCTCCTGGTTGGACACCGGGACGCACGAGTCGCTCACCTCGGCCAGTCTGTATGTCCAGACGCTGGAGGAGCGGCAAGGCGTCCGCATCGCGTGCATCGAGGAAATCGCTCTGCGTATGGGTTTCATCGACGCGGAGGCCTGTTACCGGCTGGGTGAACGGCTCTCGAAATCGCCTTACGGAAAGTACGTGATGGAAATCGCGGCGCCCGCCCCGTTGCTGCGCGCGGTGCGCTGAGACCGTTTCCGGTCGCACCAGGGAAATCCCATTCGCGTACCACCCGGCCGGGAAATGATGCAGCTACGACAACGGCTGAGTCTTATTCCGGAGGTGTGCCGAGTGTTCGATGACCTGGCTGATTTCCACACTTGGTTCGCCGAACGGCGGGCCGCCAATCACTACGAGGTGTCCGCCGTGCCGGTCGACCGGATAGAGGGCTGGCGGACCGAGCCGGAAACCGGCGATCTGGTGCACCACACCGGGAAGTTCTTCGCCGTCCGCGGCCTGGAGGTCGGCACCGACCACCGCGAGACGGCGGCCTGGACGCAGCCGATCATCCACCAGCCCGAGATCGGCATCCTCGGCATCGTGGTCAAGGTCGTGCGCGGTGAGGTCTGGTGCCTGCTGCAGGCCAAGATGGAACCGGGCAACATCAACCTGGTCCAGCTCTCCCCGACGGTACAGGCCACGCGGAGCAACTACACCCGCGTGCACCGGGGGAACGCGGTGCCGTACCTGGAGCATTTCGTCGCGCCACGGGAAGGCCGGGTGGCGCTCGACGTGCTGCAATCGGAACAGGGCTCGTGGTTCCTCAGCAAGCGCAATCGGAACATGATCGTGGAGGTGCCGGAGGATCCGGCTCCCCGCGAGGATTTTTGCTGGCTCTCCACGAGCCAGATCGCCGAACTGCTCCGAGTGCCCAACCTGGTCAACATGGACGCCCGCACCGTGCTTTCCGGGCTTCCGTTCTTCCACGCTCCGGAGCTGACCGAGGGACTGCCCGCCGAACAGGACGGCCGTCCGCTGCACACCACCGGGCAACTGCTGAGCTGGTTCACCGGATGCCGGGCCCGCTACCAGCTGAACCGCCGCTTCGTGCCGCTCGCGGGTTTGCCGGGCTGGCGTCGTATCGGCGGCGAGATCATCGACGAGGGCAAGCGGTTCTTCTCGGTGACGGGTGTCCGGGTCGAGGCGTCCAGCCGGGAAGTGGGGTCGTGGTCGCAGCCGATGCTGCGTCCGGTGGAACGCGGGGTCATCGGCTTCCTCGGCCGTCACATCGACGGAGTGTTCCACGTGCTGGTGCACGCCAGGACCGAGGCGGGCACGCAGGATGTCGTGGAGATGGCGCCCACGGTGACCTGCATCCCGGCCAGCTACGCCGGGCTGCCCGCCGCGCGCCGTCCGCGGTATCTGCGCGACCTGGAGGAGGCGGCGGCCCGCGGCGCGCTGGTGGACGTGGTGCATTCCGAGGAGGGCGGCCGGTTCTACCACGCGGAGAACCGCTACGTGGTCGCCGACGTCGGCCCGGATTTCGGCCTGGACGTGCCCGAGGACTACTGCTGGATGACCCCGCGTCAGCTGACCGGGTTCCTGCGGTACGGCAACCACGTCAACGTGGCGGCCCGGTGCCTGCTCAGCTGCTTCCCCAGTGCGCCCGCACTGGCCACCCGGTGAGGCGCCGGTGCCCAGCCTCGTTGGATCGCAGCTGGACCACGGACCGGCAGACTCGGTGGAGACGTTGCGGGGCAAGAAAAGCATGAATCCACAAGGGAATCCGGAGACGAGGGAGGGGTGGCGGTGTTGAGGTTTCCCGAGTCGAAACCCGAGCCGAAGATCGTCGTGCTGGGTTCCTCCGGGCTGATCGGTTCCGCCGTCACCGCGGCGCTCGCCCGCCGCCCGGTCCGGCTTCGCGCGGTGGCCCGCCGCCGGACGGCGATTCCCGCCGTCCGGGCAGGCGAGGTGGAGGTGCGCAGCGCGGACCTGACCGATCCGGAGCGGCTGCGTGAGGTCGTCGCCGACGCCGACGTGCTCTTCCACCTGGTCAAGGACAGCGCGGGCTGGCGAACCGCGGAGGAGGACCCCGGCTGCGAACGGGTGACCGTCGGCGTGCTCCGGAACCTGGTGGAGGTGCTGCGGTCGAGGCGATCGGCCGGGCCACCACCGCTGGTGCTCCACAGCGGCGCCGCCTCACAGGCCGGTGTGCTGGACGAACCGGCCGACGGTTCCCAGCCGGACCGCCCCGGCAGCGTCTACGACCGGCACAAGCTGGCGGCCGAACGACTGCTCATGGCGGCCACCGCCGAGGGGGTGCTGCGCGGGATCAGCCTTCGCCTGCCCACCGTCTACGGGCCGGATCCGGCACCGGACGTGCCCGACCTCGGGGTGATCAGCACGATGATCCGGCGTGCGCTGAACGGTGCCGAACTTCCGTTGTGGCACAGCGGGATCGTCCGTCGTGACCTGCTGCACGTCGCCGACGTGGCCGCCGCGTTCATGTCCGCGCTGGACCACGCCGACGCCTTGGTCGGAGGGCATTGGGTGATCGGCTCCGGCCAGGGGTGGGACCTCGCCGACGCGTTCGAACGCGTCGCCGCCACCGTGGCCGAGCACACCGGTTCGGACCCGGTCCCGGTGCGGCGGGTGCTTCCGCCCGCCCATACGCCGATCACCGACTTCGCCAGTCTCACGGTGGATCCCGCCGCGTTCCGGACGATCACGGGCTGGGAGCCGCGGCTGCCGTTCGCGGAGGGCCTGCGGCACACCGTCGCGGTGATGCACCGGCGCGCGGTCGCCGGCACGAAGAAGGTACCCGTCGCCGAAGGGAAACAGATGTACGGAACCGAAGCGTCCGAAATCTACGACGTCGTCTACACCTTACGGGGCAAGGACTACGCGGCCGAGAGCAAGCAGATCGCGGAACTGGTCCGTGCCCGCAACCCGAGGGCGTCCTCGCTGCTAGACGTGGCCTGCGGCACCGGCGGGCATCTGGTCTATTTCGACGAGCTGTTCGGCGAGGCCGAGGGCCTCGAGCTGTCCGGGGAAATGCTGGAGATCGGCAGGGAACGGCTCCCCGGAATCCCGATGCACCAAGGCGACATGCGGGAATTCGACCTCGGCCGCCGGTTCGACGTCGTGGTCTGCATGTTCGCTTCGATCAGCCATGTCGGCAGCGAAGAGGAGATGGCGCGGACGGTGCGCCGGTTCGCCGCACATCTCAATCCCGGTGGCGTGGTCGCCATCGATCCCTGGTGGTTCCCGGACAACTTCATCGACGGGTACGTCAGCTCGGACGTCCTGACCCCCGACGAGCGCACCATCGCGCGGATCTCCCACGCCTGGCGCGAAGGCGATCAGTCCAAAATGGACGTCCACTACGTGGTCGCCAGCGCCGAAGGAGGCGCCCGTCACTTTCAAGAGCGCTATCAGTACCAGCTGTTCAGCCGTGAGCAATACGAGAACGCCTTGCGCGCGGCCGGTTTCACCGTCGAGTACATCGAAGGGGTCCAGTACGGGCCCGGCCTGTTCGTCGGGGTTCTCCAAGGAGAGGGCGAATGACCATTCGGGTGTGGGACTACCTTGCCGAGTACCGGAACGAGCGCGCCGACATCTTGGACGCGGTGGAGACCGTCTTCGAATCGGGACAGCTGGTGCTGGGCCCGAGCGTACGCGGCTTCGAGGAGGAATTCGCCGCTTACCACGGGGTCGCGCACTGCGTCTCGGTGGACAACGGGACGAACGCGATCAAACTGGGTCTGCAGGCGCTCGGTGTGGGGCCCGGTGACGAAGTGATCACCGTGTCGAACACCGCCGCGCCCACGGTGGT is from Amycolatopsis lurida and encodes:
- a CDS encoding TetR/AcrR family transcriptional regulator, with product MASKVRAALSLSLIVETAIKVADEGGLEAVTMRGVGQRLNATGMALYRHVANREALIELMIDQVVKEFAYPEGRPEHWRDALQAAARQDWRSYFAHPWMLAATATAKPPMGPNMLASMEWSLATFDGLGLSGAEKLYLLGVVNSYGQGLALSWGHGFLARGEDREDAAEWWMANLPGEGEVETSPRYSRLLEVTKSLGVSPASEGYIDDEFEFGLQRVLDGIQVYLDSRG
- the accD gene encoding acetyl-CoA carboxylase, carboxyltransferase subunit beta; this translates as MKVTAADGVAGESSWSLCSGCRRVVYRKRLERESLVCPECGFHQRLTALERIGQLFDEGSVRMLGQPVPSADVLGFTDTVPYPERLAAAKARTGLDEAVVVAEAAVNGRPLVAAVMDFRFLGGSLGAGVGTLIVAAAETALRRRIPLLLVCASGGARMQEGALALMQMARTSQALAELDEAGILTLSVITDPTYGGVAASFALLADVVLAEPGARLGFAGRRVIEQTIRQRLPDGFQTAEFLAERGLIDGVRSRNALRDSLTRLLAAAGPAAEPGPGTGGAVVIRDHTELAAGDPWAAVRSARDLGRPTTLDLISRVFTDFEELRGDRLGGDCAAVVGGPARLDGLPVMVVGQQKGHTAAELAARNYGMPSPQGYRKAARLMRLAEKLGLPVITLVDTPGAYPGVTAEEDGQAFAIADNLRLLSGLAVPVVTVITGEGGSGGALALAVADEVLMFSGAVYSVITPEGCAAILWNDPTMASAAARALRVDARELLRLGVVDGVILEPEGGNQADPAMAAEGLRGALVPAIRRLAGFGPDELVRGRRARFRAFDGAVGTAVTEEWSAER
- a CDS encoding acetyl-CoA carboxylase biotin carboxyl carrier protein produces the protein MTQSWTEHLAREFGGRTGNGAGLGALDERRESHGELLEQVRETALRLVTATPVPPRSLRLRAGEVSVEMDWPDSSAPVPATAVEPRAVAVTEPAGDTALGEVCSTTVGVFYHAPEPGAPPFVEPGDRIEPGRQIGVIEVMKLMVAVTADEAGTAVELLAANGESVEFGQPLLSFRRD
- a CDS encoding acetyl-CoA carboxylase biotin carboxylase subunit, yielding MFSKVLIANRGEIALRVARTCRELGIGVVAVYSTADRDSAVVRYADESVHIGPEAARDSYLSIPALIEAARRTGATAIHPGYGFLSEDPDFAEVCRENGIVHIGPPAEVIARLGDKPAARTLMAEVGLPMLPGSLGPLPTVAAAQETADEIGYPVIIKAAAGGGGRGMRIVHEADEFAAAYRETAAGAQLLFGDSRVYVERYLPISRHVEIQVLADQYGEVIALGERDCSVQRRHQKLIEESPAPGLPAEVVDRMQQVAVAGAKAAGYVGAGTFEFLLAPDGAFYFMEVNCRIQVEHPVTEMMTGVDLVAEQIRIAAGEPLTVRPPATRPPGAAIECRINAEDADRDFVPTPGVLTEFVPAGGPFVRVDTHGFPGYRVPAGYDSLLAKLIVWAPTRAEAVRRMDRALAEFRVEGPGVRTTSEFLRDVLRDPEFRSGTHSSDIVGRVLESRKEVLGVSAAAAER
- a CDS encoding AfsR/SARP family transcriptional regulator, with the translated sequence MLDDDGPPVFRVLGSVEILGQERPFIPRARKVHQLLALFLLRAGRVVHTDMLINELWPERLPRSARSTAQTYVYQLRRALETSGLPGSGDELLVTKAPGYILRIPEQRIDVYRFRALAARGRAAMDDRRHEDAARLFREALDLWSEQPVADVNCGPLLTAHVLDLNEQRRNVRQLRIQAEIEAGMHHEVIGELRSLAADNPLDEGLHGQLMRVLGRSGRRGDALDAYQNIRSALVEQLGLEPNAELRRLHQELLTAD
- the rfbA gene encoding glucose-1-phosphate thymidylyltransferase RfbA → MKGIILAGGNGTRLYPVTLTTSKQLLPVYDKPMIYYPLSVLMLAGIREVLIISAPAELGNFERLLGDGGDLGLRITYAVQDEPRGLADAFLIGADHIGDGPVTLILGDNIFHGPGFPDLLRDAAQALDGCVLFGYPVRDPERYGVGEVDDRGRLVSLEEKPERPRSNRAITGLYMYDGDVVEIARGLTPSARGELEITDVNIEYLNRGKARLVDLGRGFSWLDTGTHESLTSASLYVQTLEERQGVRIACIEEIALRMGFIDAEACYRLGERLSKSPYGKYVMEIAAPAPLLRAVR
- a CDS encoding NDP-hexose 2,3-dehydratase family protein, coding for MFDDLADFHTWFAERRAANHYEVSAVPVDRIEGWRTEPETGDLVHHTGKFFAVRGLEVGTDHRETAAWTQPIIHQPEIGILGIVVKVVRGEVWCLLQAKMEPGNINLVQLSPTVQATRSNYTRVHRGNAVPYLEHFVAPREGRVALDVLQSEQGSWFLSKRNRNMIVEVPEDPAPREDFCWLSTSQIAELLRVPNLVNMDARTVLSGLPFFHAPELTEGLPAEQDGRPLHTTGQLLSWFTGCRARYQLNRRFVPLAGLPGWRRIGGEIIDEGKRFFSVTGVRVEASSREVGSWSQPMLRPVERGVIGFLGRHIDGVFHVLVHARTEAGTQDVVEMAPTVTCIPASYAGLPAARRPRYLRDLEEAAARGALVDVVHSEEGGRFYHAENRYVVADVGPDFGLDVPEDYCWMTPRQLTGFLRYGNHVNVAARCLLSCFPSAPALATR
- a CDS encoding NAD-dependent epimerase/dehydratase family protein → MLRFPESKPEPKIVVLGSSGLIGSAVTAALARRPVRLRAVARRRTAIPAVRAGEVEVRSADLTDPERLREVVADADVLFHLVKDSAGWRTAEEDPGCERVTVGVLRNLVEVLRSRRSAGPPPLVLHSGAASQAGVLDEPADGSQPDRPGSVYDRHKLAAERLLMAATAEGVLRGISLRLPTVYGPDPAPDVPDLGVISTMIRRALNGAELPLWHSGIVRRDLLHVADVAAAFMSALDHADALVGGHWVIGSGQGWDLADAFERVAATVAEHTGSDPVPVRRVLPPAHTPITDFASLTVDPAAFRTITGWEPRLPFAEGLRHTVAVMHRRAVAGTKKVPVAEGKQMYGTEASEIYDVVYTLRGKDYAAESKQIAELVRARNPRASSLLDVACGTGGHLVYFDELFGEAEGLELSGEMLEIGRERLPGIPMHQGDMREFDLGRRFDVVVCMFASISHVGSEEEMARTVRRFAAHLNPGGVVAIDPWWFPDNFIDGYVSSDVLTPDERTIARISHAWREGDQSKMDVHYVVASAEGGARHFQERYQYQLFSREQYENALRAAGFTVEYIEGVQYGPGLFVGVLQGEGE